A genomic segment from Panulirus ornatus isolate Po-2019 chromosome 20, ASM3632096v1, whole genome shotgun sequence encodes:
- the LOC139755824 gene encoding probable serine/threonine-protein kinase mkcF — protein MCHDKVLSREDLDNLVSQGTVLGYGSYGKAYLVRWDNSSAVLKLGNGRATRRDFEVEAYFLDKLDGAGGAPKLLAVSYSPLSLLMSFEGHQTLEDLLRNHHLPSRYLGQIGLQICRCLQEIHARGIIHSDLHSGNILVTVPDDLSLPPKVNIIDFGLATYAVSTIALLPPDDKYLTLTAHVQASFDIDVDDDVGILSETIFVDVFNSMREVPPLYIRQAAMDASVGIQSLEDLMDSVMEIFD, from the coding sequence ATGTGCCACGACAAGGTTCTCTCCCGAGAAGATCTCGACAACCTCGTCTCACAGGGAACAGTGTTGGGTTATGGTTCCTATGGAAAAGCCTACCTCGTGAGGTGGGACAACAGCTCTGCTGTATTGAAATTGGGCAACGGACGTGCAACCCGCCGTGACTTTGAAGTGGAGGCTTATTTCCTGGATAAACTGGACGGAGCAGGAGGAGCCCCAAAACTTCTGGCAGTTTCCTACAGTCCTCTGTCTCTTCTCATGTCCTTCGAGGGTCACCAGACGCTCGAAGACCTCCTTAGGAACCACCACCTACCCAGCAGATACCTGGGACAGATCGGGCTACAGATCTGCAGGTGTCTGCAGGAGATTCACGCCCGCGGGATCATACATTCAGACCTCCACTCCGGCAATATTCTCGTGACCGTTCCAGACGACCTTTCACTCCCCCCAAAGGTCAatatcatcgacttcggccttgCTACGTATGCCGTGTCTACCATtgccctccttcctcctgacgaCAAATACCTTACCCTGACTGCACACGTCCAGGCCTCCTTCGACATCGATGTAGATGACGATGTGGGGATCCTGTCAGAGACAATTTTTGTGGACGTTTTCAACTCCATGCGGGAGGTTCCCCCCTTGTATATCCGTCAAGCAGCCATGGATGCTTCTGTGGGGATCCAAAGCTTGGAGGATCTGATGGACAGTGTCATGGAAATCTTCGACTGA